In the genome of Cystobacter fuscus DSM 2262, one region contains:
- a CDS encoding thioredoxin family protein, with product MKNLFSAVALSLSLVSPVVAFAAETAQVGKPAPAFTLKDESGKEHSLAQYKGKVVVLEWTNPDCPFVKRHYTANTMQKTFGGYDAQKVVWLAVDSTATNAPDKSAAWKKEKGFTYPVLQDPSGQVGKQYAAKTTPHMYVIDAQGVLRYEGAIDDDPRGSKKDAAPTNYVKGAVDALLSGKPVPSATTEAYGCSVKYKS from the coding sequence ATGAAAAATCTCTTCTCCGCTGTCGCCCTCTCGCTGTCCCTGGTCTCCCCCGTGGTGGCGTTCGCCGCGGAGACGGCCCAGGTGGGCAAGCCCGCTCCCGCTTTCACCCTCAAGGACGAGTCGGGCAAGGAGCACTCGCTCGCGCAGTACAAGGGCAAGGTGGTCGTCCTCGAGTGGACCAACCCCGACTGCCCCTTCGTGAAGCGCCACTACACCGCCAACACCATGCAGAAGACGTTCGGCGGCTATGACGCCCAGAAGGTGGTGTGGCTGGCGGTGGACTCCACCGCGACCAACGCCCCCGACAAGTCCGCCGCCTGGAAGAAGGAGAAGGGCTTCACCTATCCCGTGCTCCAGGACCCCAGCGGCCAGGTGGGCAAGCAGTACGCCGCCAAGACGACGCCGCACATGTACGTCATCGATGCGCAGGGCGTGCTGCGCTACGAGGGCGCCATCGACGACGACCCGCGCGGCAGCAAGAAGGACGCCGCTCCCACCAACTACGTGAAGGGCGCCGTGGACGCGCTGCTCTCCGGCAAGCCCGTGCCCTCGGCCACCACCGAGGCCTATGGCTGCTCGGTGAAGTACAAGAGCTAA
- a CDS encoding DUF779 domain-containing protein, translating to MPIERVTVTPAAESLLRKMQGLHGPLMFHQSGGCCDGSAPMCFPRKEFRVGQEDVYLGTIVDTPFYIGGSQFEYWQHTHLTVDVVKGRGSGFSVEAPEGVRFLIRSRVFTDDEYAALQKEGPPPRGPQPD from the coding sequence ATGCCCATCGAGCGCGTCACCGTCACGCCCGCCGCCGAGTCCCTGCTGCGCAAGATGCAGGGCCTTCACGGCCCCCTGATGTTCCATCAGTCCGGAGGGTGCTGTGACGGCAGCGCGCCCATGTGCTTTCCCCGGAAGGAGTTCCGCGTGGGCCAGGAGGACGTGTACCTGGGCACCATCGTGGACACGCCCTTCTACATCGGCGGCTCCCAGTTCGAGTACTGGCAGCACACCCACCTCACGGTGGACGTGGTGAAGGGCCGTGGCAGCGGCTTCTCCGTGGAGGCTCCCGAGGGGGTTCGCTTCCTCATCCGCTCCCGGGTCTTCACGGACGACGAGTACGCCGCCCTCCAGAAGGAGGGGCCGCCGCCCCGGGGCCCCCAGCCGGACTGA
- a CDS encoding M4 family metallopeptidase, with protein sequence MIVSNKQTPVAAPQSPVVPAAATQAPIAAPKSQQAPAASKGFESGSTFATAARPAVALSASAASSASSGPLSLDSQEAKAAIQKSLDFLGGSTRGVAASPGAAASVSPRQVFKDELGMTHVRLDRTHEGTKVFAEQVISHLDKEGKVADVTGQLSSIPKGLGSAPVKLEAKDALALAQKQFAGSTDRAPTSERVVVKGNDGQYHAAYHVQLSNTSSFKAAQGPRRMNYLVDANTGALLKSFNQMGGIEVPHAKAGPSQTTPPSTPSTPTTPAAGKVDDTTLYSGKVDLSTTKQANGSYALEDKSRGGGVVTYDAKNKSTASGTTPFTDANDVWGEAGDNARTKAAVDAHYGAEMTYDFIKDVLGRDSLDGKGEKLVSYVHVNEQDGSAMVNAYWDGEKMNYGDGDGKNAGPLTTLDIAGHEIAHGLTERTAGLIYDGESGGLNESFSDIIGSGVEWYAAQKNKSVQFDWKVGEDAWTPANGSGDALRYMDEPTKDGYSVDHYSNYPKQTEVHGSSGIANNAFYLVTEGGKNRTSGLGVDGGIGMDKSQKIFGRALTTYMTPNTTFAQAREATVKAATDLYGAKSVEVQKVKDAWTAVGVK encoded by the coding sequence ATGATCGTCTCCAACAAGCAGACCCCGGTCGCCGCGCCGCAGTCCCCCGTCGTCCCCGCTGCCGCGACCCAGGCGCCCATCGCCGCCCCCAAGAGCCAGCAGGCTCCCGCTGCCTCCAAGGGGTTCGAGTCCGGCTCGACCTTCGCCACCGCCGCCCGTCCCGCCGTGGCCCTCTCCGCCTCCGCGGCCTCCTCCGCCAGCTCCGGCCCCCTGTCCCTCGACAGCCAGGAGGCGAAGGCCGCCATCCAGAAGTCGCTCGACTTCCTCGGGGGCTCCACGCGCGGCGTGGCAGCCTCGCCGGGCGCCGCCGCCTCCGTCTCGCCCCGTCAGGTGTTCAAGGACGAGCTGGGCATGACGCACGTGCGCCTGGACCGCACCCACGAGGGCACCAAGGTCTTCGCCGAGCAGGTCATCAGCCACCTGGACAAGGAGGGCAAGGTGGCCGACGTCACCGGTCAGCTCTCCAGCATCCCCAAGGGCCTGGGCTCGGCGCCCGTGAAGCTCGAGGCCAAGGACGCGCTCGCCCTCGCCCAGAAGCAGTTCGCTGGCTCCACGGACCGCGCCCCTACTTCCGAGCGCGTCGTCGTCAAGGGCAACGACGGCCAGTACCACGCCGCCTACCACGTGCAGCTCAGCAACACCTCGAGCTTCAAGGCCGCTCAGGGGCCTCGCCGCATGAACTACCTGGTGGACGCCAACACCGGTGCGCTGCTCAAGAGCTTCAACCAGATGGGTGGCATCGAGGTGCCGCACGCCAAGGCGGGCCCGTCCCAGACGACTCCTCCGTCCACTCCCTCCACGCCGACCACCCCGGCCGCGGGCAAGGTGGACGACACCACGCTCTACAGCGGCAAGGTGGACCTCTCGACCACGAAGCAGGCCAATGGCTCCTACGCGCTGGAGGACAAGAGCCGGGGCGGGGGCGTGGTGACGTACGACGCGAAGAACAAGTCCACGGCCAGCGGCACGACGCCCTTCACCGACGCCAACGACGTGTGGGGTGAGGCGGGTGACAACGCGCGCACCAAGGCGGCGGTGGACGCGCACTACGGCGCGGAGATGACGTACGACTTCATCAAGGACGTGCTGGGCCGCGACTCGCTGGACGGCAAGGGCGAGAAGCTCGTCTCCTACGTGCACGTGAACGAGCAGGACGGCAGCGCCATGGTCAACGCCTACTGGGACGGCGAGAAGATGAACTACGGCGATGGGGACGGGAAGAACGCCGGTCCGCTCACCACGCTGGACATCGCGGGCCACGAAATCGCCCACGGCCTCACCGAGCGCACCGCGGGCCTCATCTACGACGGCGAGTCCGGCGGCCTCAACGAGTCCTTCAGCGACATCATCGGCTCGGGCGTGGAGTGGTACGCCGCGCAGAAGAACAAGTCGGTGCAGTTCGACTGGAAGGTGGGCGAGGACGCGTGGACGCCGGCCAACGGCTCGGGGGATGCCCTCCGGTACATGGACGAGCCGACGAAGGACGGCTACTCGGTCGACCACTACAGCAACTACCCGAAGCAGACGGAGGTGCACGGCTCGAGCGGCATCGCCAACAACGCCTTCTACCTGGTGACCGAGGGCGGGAAGAACCGCACGTCGGGCCTGGGAGTGGACGGGGGCATCGGCATGGACAAGAGCCAGAAGATCTTCGGCCGGGCGCTCACCACGTACATGACGCCCAACACCACCTTCGCCCAGGCGCGCGAGGCCACCGTCAAGGCGGCCACGGACCTGTACGGCGCGAAGTCGGTGGAGGTGCAGAAGGTCAAGGACGCCTGGACCGCGGTGGGCGTGAAGTGA
- a CDS encoding Gfo/Idh/MocA family protein gives MSFDETRRWTRRRLLETTGGLLGASLWLPETALAAAGEVKLPPMKATTEVESPLPTPQAPDKRVGFAIVGLGRLSLEELLPAFGECKKARLVALVSGDKDKARTVAAQYGVSEKNLYDYKNYDALKDNPEVHAVYIVLPNNMHAEYTVRAAKAGKHVLCEKPMANSVAECQQMIDACRAAKKQLMVAYRLQYEPHHRTAIQLARSKKLGALKLFSADNGQNQAPDAQWRHKKAQAGGGALPDVGIYCLSAARYLSGEEPVEVWGSMYSTPGDARFKEVEENFLFTLRFPSGLLAQCTTGYGHHDSRRMRLMGSEAWVDMDNAFAYSGLRMRISRKSPEDPKASDTVERSLPQPSQFAREMDHFAECVQNNRQPHTPGEEGLQDMRIIEALYRAAREGKSQKLEAVGKQDAFRGPAPSAEG, from the coding sequence ATGTCATTCGACGAGACCCGGCGCTGGACCCGACGCAGGCTGTTGGAGACGACGGGAGGGCTGCTCGGCGCGAGCCTCTGGCTCCCCGAGACGGCCCTGGCGGCCGCGGGCGAGGTGAAGCTGCCCCCCATGAAGGCCACCACCGAGGTGGAGTCCCCGCTGCCCACCCCGCAGGCGCCCGACAAGCGCGTGGGCTTCGCCATCGTGGGCCTGGGCCGGCTGTCGCTCGAGGAGCTGTTGCCCGCCTTCGGCGAGTGCAAGAAGGCCAGGCTCGTGGCGCTGGTGAGCGGTGACAAGGACAAGGCGCGCACCGTGGCGGCCCAGTACGGCGTGTCCGAGAAGAACCTCTACGACTACAAGAACTACGACGCGCTCAAGGACAACCCGGAGGTGCACGCAGTCTACATCGTGCTGCCCAACAACATGCACGCCGAGTACACGGTGCGCGCGGCCAAGGCGGGCAAGCACGTGCTGTGCGAGAAGCCCATGGCCAACAGCGTGGCCGAGTGCCAGCAGATGATCGACGCGTGCCGCGCGGCGAAGAAGCAGCTCATGGTGGCCTACCGGCTCCAGTACGAGCCGCACCACCGGACCGCCATCCAGCTCGCGCGGAGCAAGAAGCTCGGGGCGCTCAAGCTCTTCAGCGCGGACAATGGACAGAACCAGGCGCCGGACGCGCAGTGGCGGCACAAGAAGGCCCAGGCGGGCGGCGGCGCGCTGCCGGACGTGGGCATCTACTGCCTGAGCGCCGCGCGCTACCTGAGCGGCGAGGAGCCCGTGGAGGTGTGGGGCTCCATGTACAGCACCCCCGGCGACGCGCGCTTCAAGGAGGTGGAGGAGAACTTCCTCTTCACCCTGCGCTTTCCCTCGGGGCTCCTCGCGCAGTGCACCACGGGCTACGGCCACCATGACAGCCGGCGCATGCGCCTGATGGGCTCGGAGGCGTGGGTCGACATGGACAACGCCTTCGCCTACAGCGGTCTGCGCATGCGGATTTCCCGCAAGTCTCCGGAGGACCCCAAGGCGTCGGACACCGTGGAGCGCAGCCTGCCCCAGCCCAGCCAGTTCGCCCGGGAGATGGACCACTTCGCCGAGTGTGTGCAGAACAACCGCCAGCCCCACACGCCCGGGGAGGAGGGCCTGCAGGACATGCGCATCATCGAGGCGCTCTACCGCGCGGCGCGCGAGGGCAAGTCGCAGAAGCTGGAGGCCGTGGGCAAGCAGGACGCCTTCCGCGGACCGGCGCCCTCGGCAGAGGGATGA
- a CDS encoding RCC1-like domain-containing protein: MTRLLGVWVGVWMGLGCGQPTAESAAQTVRSAPLRAAQSRARLSAGDGHSLAVRPDGTVWAAGNNGSGQLGDGTRDNRSTPVQVLGLSEVVAAAAGSIHSLALRNDGTVWAWGYNGYGQLGNGSLGSRAEPVQVQGLSGGVSVDAGHYHSLAVRDDGTVWAWGDNPNGQLGEGTTTRRLVPVQVQGLSEVVAVTAGSSHSLALRSDGTVWAWGANASGQLGEGTTTNRLVPVPVLGLSEVVAVEAGSSHSLALRSDGTVWAWGANASGQLGDGTTTKRLVPVQVLSGVVAMEAGSGYSLAVRNDGTVWAWGYNFSGQLGDDTVTSRSTPVQVLGLSEVVAVAAGSSLSLALRSDGTVWAWGSNDYGQRGEGTTSNRAFPVQARGLSGGVAVAAGYAHSLAVRSDGTVWAWGSNASGQLGEGTTSNRSEPVQVQGLSGVVAVSAGASSSLAIRSDGTVWAWGSNASGQLGDGTTTDRLVPVQVQGLSGVVAVVAGTSFSLAVRNDGTVWGWGYNGYGQLGTFTSLFVLVPVQVTGLSGVVAVAAGNLHSLAVRSDGTVWALGRNDNGQLGDGSWTNRSAPVQVTGLSGVVSVAAGDSHSLAVRYDGSVWAWGYNSFGQLGDGSWFQRSAPVQVTGLSGRGSVAASSDYSMAVRYDGTVWAWGFNLYGQLGDGTTSSNQLVPVQVQQLRGVVAVEVGSSHSLALRSDGTVWTWGYNSFGQLGNGPPLYATTAIRSLLY, from the coding sequence ATGACCAGACTGCTGGGAGTCTGGGTTGGAGTGTGGATGGGGTTGGGTTGTGGCCAACCCACTGCCGAGTCAGCAGCGCAGACGGTGCGGAGCGCTCCGTTGCGGGCCGCGCAGTCGCGAGCCCGTCTGTCGGCAGGAGACGGACATTCTCTGGCCGTGCGCCCGGATGGCACTGTCTGGGCCGCAGGCAACAACGGCTCGGGTCAGCTGGGGGATGGTACCAGGGACAACCGCTCGACGCCGGTGCAGGTGCTGGGGTTGAGCGAGGTGGTGGCCGCGGCTGCGGGCTCCATCCATTCGCTGGCGTTGCGCAATGACGGCACCGTGTGGGCCTGGGGCTACAACGGCTACGGCCAGCTGGGCAATGGCTCCCTGGGCTCCCGCGCGGAGCCGGTGCAGGTGCAGGGGCTGAGTGGGGGAGTGTCCGTGGATGCGGGCCACTACCATTCGCTGGCGGTGCGCGATGACGGCACCGTGTGGGCCTGGGGCGACAACCCCAACGGCCAGCTGGGGGAGGGCACCACGACCAGGCGCCTGGTGCCGGTGCAGGTGCAGGGGCTGAGCGAGGTGGTGGCCGTGACCGCGGGCTCCAGCCATTCGCTGGCGCTGCGCTCGGACGGCACCGTGTGGGCCTGGGGCGCCAACGCTTCCGGCCAGTTGGGGGAGGGCACCACGACCAACCGCCTGGTACCGGTGCCGGTGCTGGGGTTGAGCGAGGTGGTGGCCGTGGAGGCGGGCTCCAGCCATTCGTTGGCGCTGCGCTCGGACGGCACCGTGTGGGCCTGGGGCGCCAACGCTTCCGGTCAGCTGGGGGATGGCACCACGACCAAGCGCCTGGTGCCGGTGCAGGTGCTGAGCGGAGTGGTGGCCATGGAGGCGGGCTCCGGCTATTCGCTGGCGGTGCGCAATGACGGCACCGTGTGGGCCTGGGGCTACAACTTTTCCGGCCAACTGGGGGATGACACCGTGACCAGCCGCTCGACGCCGGTGCAGGTGCTGGGGCTGAGCGAGGTGGTGGCCGTGGCCGCGGGCTCCTCCCTCTCGCTGGCGCTGCGCTCGGACGGCACCGTGTGGGCCTGGGGCTCCAACGACTACGGCCAGCGTGGAGAGGGGACGACGAGCAACCGCGCCTTTCCGGTGCAAGCGCGAGGGCTGAGCGGGGGGGTGGCCGTGGCGGCGGGCTATGCCCACTCGCTGGCGGTGCGCTCGGACGGCACCGTGTGGGCCTGGGGCTCCAACGCCTCCGGTCAGCTGGGGGAGGGCACCACGAGCAATCGCTCGGAGCCGGTGCAGGTGCAGGGGCTGAGTGGGGTGGTGGCCGTGTCCGCGGGCGCCTCCTCCTCGCTGGCGATACGTTCCGACGGCACCGTGTGGGCCTGGGGCTCCAACGCTTCCGGCCAGCTGGGGGATGGCACCACGACCGACCGCCTGGTTCCGGTGCAGGTGCAGGGGCTGAGTGGGGTGGTGGCCGTGGTCGCGGGCACCTCCTTCTCGCTGGCGGTGCGCAATGACGGCACCGTGTGGGGCTGGGGCTACAACGGCTACGGCCAGCTGGGGACGTTCACCTCGCTCTTCGTCTTGGTGCCGGTGCAGGTGACAGGATTGAGCGGAGTGGTGGCCGTGGCCGCGGGCAACCTCCACTCGCTGGCGGTACGTTCCGACGGCACCGTGTGGGCCTTGGGCCGCAATGACAACGGCCAGCTGGGGGATGGCTCCTGGACCAACCGCTCGGCGCCGGTGCAGGTGACAGGGCTGAGCGGAGTGGTGTCCGTGGCCGCGGGCGACTCCCATTCGCTGGCGGTGCGCTATGACGGCAGCGTGTGGGCCTGGGGCTACAACTCTTTTGGCCAGTTGGGGGATGGCTCCTGGTTCCAGCGCTCGGCGCCGGTGCAGGTGACAGGGCTGAGCGGAAGGGGGTCCGTGGCCGCGAGCTCCGACTATTCGATGGCGGTGCGCTATGACGGCACCGTGTGGGCCTGGGGTTTCAACCTCTACGGCCAGCTGGGGGATGGCACCACGTCGTCCAACCAACTGGTGCCGGTGCAGGTGCAACAGCTGCGCGGGGTGGTGGCCGTGGAGGTGGGCTCCAGCCATTCGCTGGCGCTGCGCTCGGACGGCACCGTGTGGACCTGGGGTTACAACTCCTTCGGCCAGCTGGGCAATGGGCCCCCCTTGTACGCCACCACCGCCATTCGCTCCTTGCTGTATTGA
- a CDS encoding RCC1 repeat-containing protein produces MIRLLGVWVGVLMGVGCGQPTAEPAAQTGRGAPLLAAQSRARLAAGGSHSLAVRPDGTLWAVGGNASAQLGDSTAYNRLTPVRLGSLSGVMAVSAGFLHSLAVRNDGTAWAWGANSYGQLGEGTGALRAQPVQVPGLRGVVAVEAGQYHSLSVLSDGTVWAWGSNSSGQLGEGTTTNRLVPVQVPGLSGVVAVAAGSSHSLALRSDGTVWAWGANSSGQLGDGTTTYSPVPVPVQVQGLSEVVAVDAGSSHSLAVRSDGTVWAWGSNASGQLGDETTISRSTPVQVLGLSGVLFVAAGSSHVLALRYDGTVWAWGSNSSGQRGDGTTNNRALPVQAQGLSGVMAVAAGDNHSLAVRSDGSAWAWGSNASGQLGEGTTSNRPEPVQVQGLSGVVAVAAGSAHSLAVRSDGTVWAWGANASGQLGDGTTTDRLVPVQVQGLSGVVAVAAGHHHSLAVRNDGTVWGWGRNDSNQLGKGSMRLLVPAQVQGLSAVVAVAAGDTHSLAVGSDGTVWAVGSNNNGQLGDGTTTYRLVPVPVLSGVVSVAANDYHSLAVRSDGTVWAWGYNSTGQLGDGTTTTRLVPVQVSGLSEVVSVVAGGYHSLAVRSDGSAWDWGSNAYGQLGDGSTTYLPVPVRVQQLSGVGAVASGSSHSLALRSDGTVWTWGYNSFGQLGNGPPLNTATVIRSLLY; encoded by the coding sequence ATGATCAGACTGCTGGGAGTCTGGGTTGGAGTGCTGATGGGGGTGGGTTGTGGTCAGCCCACGGCCGAGCCGGCAGCGCAGACGGGGCGGGGCGCTCCGCTGCTGGCCGCGCAGTCGCGAGCCCGGCTCGCGGCGGGAGGCTCACATTCTCTGGCCGTGCGCCCAGATGGCACCCTCTGGGCCGTAGGCGGCAACGCCTCGGCCCAACTGGGGGATTCTACCGCGTACAACCGCTTGACGCCCGTGCGCTTGGGGTCGTTGAGCGGGGTGATGGCCGTGTCCGCGGGCTTCCTCCATTCGCTGGCGGTGCGCAATGACGGCACCGCGTGGGCCTGGGGCGCCAACAGCTACGGCCAGCTGGGGGAGGGCACCGGGGCCCTCCGCGCGCAGCCGGTTCAGGTGCCAGGGCTGCGCGGGGTGGTGGCCGTGGAGGCGGGCCAATACCATTCGCTGTCGGTGCTCTCCGACGGCACCGTGTGGGCCTGGGGCTCCAACTCCTCCGGCCAGCTGGGGGAGGGCACCACGACCAACCGCCTGGTGCCCGTGCAGGTGCCCGGGTTGAGCGGAGTGGTGGCCGTGGCCGCGGGCTCCAGCCATTCGCTGGCGCTGCGCTCGGACGGCACCGTGTGGGCCTGGGGCGCCAACTCTTCCGGCCAGTTGGGGGATGGCACCACGACCTACTCGCCGGTGCCGGTGCCGGTGCAGGTGCAGGGACTGAGCGAGGTGGTGGCCGTGGATGCGGGCTCCAGCCATTCGTTGGCGGTGCGCTCGGACGGCACCGTGTGGGCCTGGGGCTCCAACGCTTCCGGCCAACTGGGGGATGAGACCACGATCAGCCGCTCGACGCCGGTGCAGGTGTTGGGGCTGAGCGGAGTGCTGTTCGTGGCCGCGGGCTCCTCCCATGTGCTGGCGCTGCGCTATGACGGCACCGTGTGGGCCTGGGGTTCCAACTCCTCCGGCCAGCGTGGAGATGGGACGACGAACAACCGCGCCTTGCCGGTGCAAGCGCAAGGGCTGAGCGGGGTGATGGCCGTGGCCGCGGGCGACAACCACTCGCTGGCGGTACGCTCGGACGGCAGCGCGTGGGCCTGGGGCTCCAACGCCTCCGGCCAGCTGGGGGAGGGCACCACGAGCAATCGCCCGGAGCCGGTGCAGGTGCAGGGGCTGAGTGGGGTGGTGGCCGTGGCCGCGGGCTCCGCCCATTCGCTGGCGGTGCGCTCGGACGGCACCGTGTGGGCCTGGGGCGCCAACGCTTCCGGCCAGCTGGGGGATGGCACCACGACCGACCGCCTGGTGCCGGTGCAGGTGCAGGGGCTGAGTGGGGTGGTGGCCGTGGCCGCTGGACATCACCACTCGCTGGCAGTGCGCAATGACGGCACCGTGTGGGGCTGGGGCCGCAATGACAGCAACCAGCTGGGAAAGGGCTCCATGCGCCTGCTGGTGCCGGCGCAGGTGCAGGGATTGAGCGCAGTGGTGGCCGTGGCCGCGGGCGACACCCACTCGCTGGCGGTGGGCTCCGATGGCACCGTGTGGGCCGTGGGCAGCAATAACAATGGCCAGCTGGGGGATGGCACCACGACCTACCGCTTGGTGCCGGTGCCGGTGCTGAGCGGGGTGGTGTCCGTGGCCGCGAACGACTACCATTCGCTGGCGGTGCGCTCGGACGGCACCGTGTGGGCCTGGGGATACAACTCGACTGGCCAGTTGGGCGATGGCACTACGACCACCCGCCTGGTGCCGGTGCAGGTGTCAGGGCTGAGCGAGGTGGTGTCCGTGGTCGCGGGCGGCTACCATTCGCTGGCGGTGCGCTCGGACGGCAGCGCGTGGGACTGGGGCTCCAACGCCTACGGCCAATTGGGGGATGGCTCCACGACCTACTTGCCGGTGCCGGTGCGGGTGCAACAACTGAGCGGGGTGGGGGCCGTGGCCTCGGGCTCCAGCCATTCGCTGGCGCTGCGCTCGGACGGCACCGTGTGGACCTGGGGTTACAACTCCTTCGGCCAGCTGGGCAATGGGCCCCCCTTGAACACCGCCACCGTCATTCGCTCCTTGCTGTATTGA
- a CDS encoding protein-disulfide reductase DsbD family protein: MTRPRVGRSSWGALVFCLGGLSLASSAWGAPPPATAVGQGALDEGVPRVKATLLTDVTEVKPGDSFRVGVRFELNPGWHVYWKNPGEAGLPSEIVWDTPGTTVGPLEWPLPSTLRTADGFITTYGYEGEVLLAAEARASDKAEGFLQLSAAADVLVCEINCLPAQLMLTRNVPVGPATVKDAEHVPAFDAAHARVPVAAESTPYQVSLALDSQTLTTGKPFTGTLTLKGAEGAPVPSVDKDFFVPDRIPGIAQLALSEVKGQPGTFKVEGKASLKVPPSHPRLLGVLRLGPAATPSHALALDLPLAPVVAGAPASPAAPKVAPKGVATATAPASAASSADLSLGLVFLFAFLGGALLNLMPCVFPVLALKAYGFTRTVGESRGRVGAHALAYTGGIVGSLLVLALAVLGLRAAGHGVGWGFQFQEPLFVAAVAAVLVAFSLNLFGVFNVGTDGTALVEKVDSSHGLTRSAGEGVLAVVLATPCSAPLLGTAVGFALAQGPATVLATFFFMGLGLALPFCLLVLVPGLAKRLPKPGPWMEHGKKLLGFALLATTVWLVWVMGGLAGVDGMARLLAFLTVVALGAWIYGLLQDSTGGRKVVGLVAVVALLVGGGAGFLRFEELRGSAPREASAQAWSEEAVAAALAAGQPVFIDFTADWCLTCKFNERTVLQREDVRAAFAQHNVAFFVADWTRRDEAISAKLAAFGRAGVPMYLLVSPSAPGKPEVLSELLTADSLIDSIRRASGRVADAT, encoded by the coding sequence ATGACGCGGCCACGGGTAGGACGTTCAAGCTGGGGAGCACTTGTCTTCTGTCTGGGAGGGCTGTCGCTCGCCTCCAGCGCGTGGGGAGCGCCACCTCCCGCCACGGCCGTGGGCCAGGGCGCCCTGGACGAGGGCGTGCCCCGGGTGAAGGCCACGCTGCTCACGGACGTCACCGAGGTGAAGCCCGGGGACTCCTTCCGGGTGGGGGTGCGCTTCGAGCTGAACCCGGGCTGGCACGTCTATTGGAAGAACCCCGGCGAGGCGGGCCTGCCCTCGGAGATCGTCTGGGACACGCCGGGCACCACCGTGGGTCCCCTGGAGTGGCCACTGCCCTCCACCCTGCGCACCGCGGACGGCTTCATCACCACCTACGGCTACGAGGGCGAGGTGCTGCTGGCCGCCGAGGCCCGGGCTTCGGACAAGGCCGAGGGCTTCCTGCAGCTGTCGGCCGCGGCGGACGTGCTGGTGTGTGAGATCAACTGTCTGCCCGCCCAGCTGATGCTCACCCGCAACGTGCCCGTGGGCCCGGCGACCGTGAAGGACGCCGAGCACGTGCCGGCCTTCGACGCGGCGCACGCGCGCGTGCCGGTTGCGGCGGAGTCCACCCCCTACCAGGTGTCGCTCGCGCTCGACTCGCAGACGCTCACCACCGGCAAGCCCTTCACCGGCACCCTCACGCTCAAGGGCGCCGAGGGCGCGCCAGTGCCCTCGGTGGACAAGGACTTCTTCGTCCCCGATCGCATCCCCGGCATCGCCCAGCTCGCCCTGTCCGAGGTGAAGGGCCAGCCCGGCACCTTCAAGGTGGAGGGCAAGGCCTCCCTCAAGGTGCCCCCGAGTCACCCCCGGCTGCTGGGTGTGCTGCGCCTGGGGCCCGCCGCCACGCCCTCGCACGCGCTGGCGTTGGACCTGCCGCTCGCGCCCGTGGTGGCCGGGGCCCCGGCTTCCCCGGCGGCTCCCAAGGTGGCTCCCAAGGGGGTGGCCACGGCGACCGCTCCGGCGTCCGCCGCCAGCTCCGCGGACCTGTCGCTCGGACTGGTGTTCCTCTTCGCCTTCCTCGGCGGCGCGCTGCTCAACCTCATGCCGTGCGTCTTCCCGGTGCTGGCGCTCAAGGCCTATGGCTTCACCCGCACGGTGGGCGAGTCGCGTGGCCGGGTGGGCGCGCACGCGCTCGCGTACACGGGCGGCATCGTGGGCTCGCTGCTGGTGCTGGCGCTCGCGGTGCTGGGCCTGCGCGCGGCCGGACACGGGGTGGGCTGGGGCTTCCAGTTCCAGGAGCCGCTCTTCGTCGCCGCGGTGGCCGCGGTGCTCGTGGCCTTCAGCCTCAACCTCTTCGGCGTCTTCAACGTGGGCACCGACGGCACCGCCCTCGTGGAGAAGGTGGACTCGAGCCACGGCCTGACGCGCAGCGCGGGCGAGGGCGTGCTCGCGGTGGTGCTCGCCACGCCCTGCTCGGCGCCGCTGCTCGGCACCGCGGTGGGCTTCGCGCTCGCGCAGGGGCCCGCCACCGTCCTCGCCACCTTCTTCTTCATGGGACTGGGCCTCGCGCTCCCCTTCTGCCTGCTGGTGCTCGTGCCGGGGCTCGCCAAACGCCTGCCCAAGCCCGGCCCGTGGATGGAGCACGGCAAGAAGCTGCTCGGCTTCGCGCTCCTGGCCACCACGGTGTGGCTCGTGTGGGTGATGGGCGGGCTCGCGGGCGTGGACGGCATGGCGCGGCTGCTCGCCTTCCTCACCGTGGTGGCGCTGGGCGCGTGGATCTACGGCCTCCTGCAGGACTCCACCGGTGGGCGCAAGGTGGTGGGCCTGGTGGCGGTGGTGGCGCTGCTCGTCGGAGGCGGCGCCGGGTTCCTGCGCTTCGAGGAGCTGCGTGGCTCGGCGCCCAGGGAGGCCTCGGCCCAGGCGTGGAGCGAGGAGGCGGTGGCCGCGGCGCTCGCGGCCGGCCAGCCCGTCTTCATCGACTTCACCGCCGACTGGTGCCTCACCTGCAAGTTCAACGAGCGCACCGTGCTGCAGCGCGAGGACGTGCGCGCCGCCTTCGCCCAGCACAACGTGGCCTTCTTCGTGGCGGACTGGACGCGGCGTGACGAGGCCATCAGCGCGAAGCTCGCCGCGTTCGGCCGCGCGGGCGTCCCCATGTACCTGCTGGTGAGTCCCTCCGCGCCAGGCAAGCCCGAGGTGCTCAGCGAGCTGCTCACCGCCGACTCCCTCATCGACTCCATTCGCCGCGCCTCGGGCCGCGTGGCGGATGCCACCTGA